The Flavobacteriaceae bacterium 3519-10 genome includes a window with the following:
- a CDS encoding NAD synthetase, which translates to MQTEKITERIVTWLKDYATKANVKGYVIGISGGVDSGVVSTLCAMTGLKVLAIEMPIRQKEDQINRAQEHIKFLESKFPNVEGQTVDLNEPFEALFRTFEVDEAHFPDQKLAFANTRARLRMLTLYYYGQINGLLVCGTGNKVEDFGIGFYTKYGDGGVDVSPIADLYKTEVYELARSLDLPESIKNAIPTDGLWDAERTDEQQIGATYPELEKIQKEWGNKTESDYSGRDLEVFRIFSKMNKAAQHKIQPIPVCDIPEEWR; encoded by the coding sequence ATGCAGACCGAAAAAATAACCGAAAGAATAGTTACGTGGCTTAAAGATTACGCCACAAAGGCCAACGTAAAAGGATATGTAATCGGAATTTCCGGAGGGGTAGATTCGGGCGTGGTTTCAACGCTTTGTGCGATGACCGGCCTCAAAGTTCTGGCCATAGAAATGCCGATACGCCAGAAAGAAGATCAGATTAACCGCGCTCAGGAACACATAAAGTTTCTTGAAAGTAAATTCCCGAATGTTGAAGGACAGACGGTAGATCTTAACGAACCGTTCGAAGCACTTTTCAGGACTTTTGAGGTGGACGAAGCGCATTTTCCCGATCAGAAACTTGCTTTTGCGAATACCAGAGCGCGTCTGCGTATGCTTACTTTGTATTATTACGGGCAGATCAACGGTTTGCTGGTCTGCGGAACCGGAAATAAGGTTGAAGATTTCGGTATCGGTTTTTATACCAAGTACGGCGATGGCGGCGTAGATGTTTCGCCGATTGCAGACCTTTACAAAACTGAAGTTTACGAACTTGCACGGTCGCTGGATCTACCTGAATCTATTAAAAATGCAATTCCTACCGACGGATTGTGGGACGCCGAAAGAACCGATGAGCAGCAGATCGGTGCCACCTATCCCGAACTTGAAAAAATCCAGAAAGAATGGGGCAATAAAACAGAAAGTGATTATTCCGGGCGCGATCTCGAAGTTTTCAGGATTTTTTCGAAAATGAACAAAGCGGCACAACATAAAATTCAGCCGATCCCGGTGTGCGATATTCCGGAAGAGTGGAGGTAG